The following DNA comes from Legionella sp. PATHC032.
CTTCATCACGCTTTGGTTTCTTTACAAAAAATGAGTCTGAAGGCATTTCAGGATTGGTTCATCTGACACCTGAAGATAAAATCCTACCCTCTCAAGATAATACACCCTCACATCATTAATTAGGTTAAATTTTTAAGACTTTGGACGGGTAATTAAATACTATTTATTTACCCGTTTCTGTGTATATCCTTAATGGCAATGGATAGGCACATACAACTAATTTATCAATTTTGCTTCCATTGCTGAATACAACTTACTTATTCGTTGGTTTAAGCCAATTAATATGACTGCATTGTACTATAATCTTAATAACCACTATGATTCTCATTTTATTTATTCACTTGAGAAAAGTGACATTCGTGATAACAATCCTGAGAAAATTATGAAGAAACCTTTGGATACTACTGAGCAGAATCGCATTGCGGCATTATACGAATTAAAAATTCTGGATACACCAGCAGATGAAAGATTTGATCGAATTATCCGACTCACTTCGGGTTACTTATCGGTTCCTATTGCTTTTATCTCTTTTATTGATTCTAATCACCAATGGTTTAAATCCAGCTGTGGTATAGGTCTTGACAAAATATCCCGGAATGATTCATTTTGCCACTACACTATTCAACAAAATAAACCAATGATTATTCCAGACGCATTGTTGGATGAGCGATTTTGTAATAATCCCTATGTGACTAATTCACCAAATATTCGTTTTTACGCAGGATTTCCCTTATCTACAGTTGATGGTTTTAATGTGGGAACACTATGTGCAATAGATAAAAAACCACGTAATTTAGATGAGACTGAAATTCAAATTTTAAAAGATTTGGCAACTTTGGCAGAAGATCAACTCAACCTGCTGGATATTTCGCTTCTTGAGAAGGCTGTACGAGAAAAAAATATCTCTCTGACAAAAGCAAAGAAAGAGCTTGAAATGCGTAATAATTTTATTCGCAAAGTATTTGGTAGTTTTATGTCTGATGAGATTGTTGCAGCGCTTCTTGAGTCCAAGTCAGAGTTAAAATTAGGCGGAGAGGAGCGCAAAATTACAATTCTGTTTAGTGACTTAAGAAATTTTACGACTCTGTCGGAGCATTTCCCTGCGGATAAAATTGTTGCTGCACTTAACAATCATTACGGAAAAATGGTTGATGTTATTGAAAAATACAATGGTACTGTCGATTCTTTTATTGGTGACGCTATTATGGTGGTATTTGGAGCACCACATTCTGGAGGAGATGATGCATACAGAGCGATAGCTTGTGCATTAGAGATGCAAGCGACCATGCAAGAGGTGAACACAATGAATCGCAATTGCAGTTTACCCGAATTAGCAATGGGCATAGGAATTAATACAGGTTATGCTATTGTAGGCAATATTGGTTCTCAGAAGCGTATGCAATATAGTGCAATTGGCTCCCCTGTTAATCTGGCATCACGCATTCAGGATCTGACTTTGGGAGGGCAGATTTTAATTTCTGAGGCAACTTACCAGGAAGTTAATCATTCGCTTGAATTAAATGGGCATCTGAGGGTAAAAGTTAAGGGAATTGCTTCTCCTATCACTATTTATGATGTAATCGGTCTGGATAAAAAATCAGATTTATAAAAAATAGTGCCATTGCATTAAAAGAATCGATAATAAAACCATGAGGACAAGCAATCGCTTACATTCATGATCTCAATGATATGGTGATTGAAATATGAAGTCCCATAGGATAGATATGACTAAAAATAAATTTAAAGTAATTAATCCGCTTTTAAGTCTTATGAATGTAGGAGAGGCAACCTATAAAGACTTGCAATTGCTTGAGGTTAATTCAATTCAACAACTTGCTAATGCATGTGCTGATGAACTGTACTTGCGTTTGCAACAAATTACTGGCCAATCTCATGATCCATGTGTTTGGGATGTCTTTGCTGCTGCTATAAACGAAGCATGTACAGGACAAAAACAACCTTGGTGGGAATGGACAAAAGTACGAAAAAAAAGGCAAATGGAAGGAGCATTTTGTATTTAAAGTATTCAACATCACCATCATAATATATAATAAACATTTTATTCTTTACCCATAATTCTAATATGAATATCTTTATTAAATTAATTGCCATGCTAGTTGGGGTATTTTTTTTACCATCAGTTGTCATGGCTTCAGGCACCGCAACAACTGATATTGGTGCAAGTAAGTATATTTCATCGCTAGTATTTCAAGTTATTCAAAATCAGATGGTCTTGGACAGCTCAACAGTAGAATCGGCAACAATAGTATTACCTGAAATTTCAACTGACAGTTATGGTGTCCATATTAAATTAAAAACTATTGCAGCCACCACATTTGGACAAATGACTGAAAACGGTATAGGAAAACAAGGAAGCTTCATCTTAAATGGTATAGTGATATCAAATCCAATAATTCGAAGCAGGATAGGGGATGAGTTCATTGTAACAGGGTTTACCAAGAAACAGGCGAACCAATTTATTGAAAGCATGACGTCAAAAATAATTAAAATTAATCCGGCGAAGTCATGCTTATCTAATTCACATTAGATCTGAAGAGAAAGCTATTTCAACAACATCATTTGGATCAAACATCGATTTAAAATGTTTAAAACTTTCAAGTCTGGACTCTTCGTTTTGATCACGTGAAAGTAAGTCTTGTCCATATACGGCTATGTCTTCGACAATTCGTTCATGTCTGTAATAAGACAAAATTATTTTATCAACGTTTGTTTTACCATAACCTTCATAAAAATAATCGATTTCATGGGGTTTATTCCATACATTGCCAATGCCACCGCCAATGAACATCAAATCACGCTCTTTTGGCGCTAACATGGGCTCATCCCAATCAATAATGTAAATAGATTCCTCATTAACGACCAACATATTACCCGCATGTATATCAGAATGACACAGTACATATTTATCTAAATCAGGTTGAATTTTTTTAGATAGTTCTTCTGAAGAATCGACTAATCGATGAATTGAATCGATATTTTGATTAAAAAAAGATTTGAAGTCAGTAGTAATTTGATCATACGAATCATCAAATCCAATTTTGCTATAAAAGGATCTTACCATTTCACGCCATTTAGGCGAGTACGTTTCTTTTCTTAATCGTTTTTGAATAGCGGAGGGAAGAGAGGTTTCATGAATTTGCCTTAATACTTTTCCAAGCTGTTTCCACTGTTTTTCTGTTAAATTTTGGGTGAAACCATTGGGCGCATCAATAAATGGATACACTATTATTTTAAAATGATCTATTTGCTGAAATAATTTCGCATCACGCGTGTAGATAGGAAAAATAATTTCTTTTATTCCAGAATCATGCAAGAGGCGAATGATTGATAAATTAATTTCATCATGATGGCCGTATTTCAGCTTTACGAAATAAGAATTGGATTCTGAGTCCGCTTTATATCCAAAGGCATTCATATCAGCACCACCGGCCATCAGTTGTACTGAATGAATATCAATTCCATAATAGACTTTCAAAAGCTCAATGAGTTGTTGATCTGGAATATTATTTCTTAGCATAAGAGTCAATTATTGTTTGGAAATTAGTATAATGGTAAAGCAAACAATATAATTGGAATACTATTATTACTTGGATTCAAGGCATAAAAAGTGTTTGCAACTGGAGTTTAACATGGTGGAAAAGAATAAAGATAAAGTTTATCAAGTATATGACGAGATCCTTGACTGGTTTGATGATAACCGCACTAAAGATTTGACTATGGAGAAATTTTATTTAAATTTCATTCAAACATGTCTCAAACCTAAAAGCAAAATATTAGATGTAGGTTGTGGCACTGGAGAGCCTATAGCTCAATTTTTAATCAATGAAGGTTATGATGTAACCGGAATAGATGCCAGTAGAAAAATGATTAGTTTGTGTAAACAACGATTTCCAAAAAACAAATGGATTTTAGCAGATATGCGTACTTTAGATTTGAATGAAAAATTCCATGCAGTTATTGCCTGGCATAGCTTTTTTCATTTACCTCATGATGATCAAAGGATGACTTTAAAGTTACTAGCCTCCTATGTTGATCAAAATGGTTTATTAATCTTTACATCAGGACCTGAATACAATGAAGTTTGGAGTAATAATGGAGGATATGATTTATACCATGCATCTCTTTCTACCGAAGAATATGAACAGATACTTATAGATAATAATTTTAAGGTACTGGCGCATAAAATTAGAGATCCAGATTGTGGCGATGCGACAGTTTGGGTTGCCCAAAAAAGCTAGTCGCCCATATATATACTATATTCATATAGCTTTATCGATAAAATCCTTCACTCAATTAAAATACCTCAATGAAGAATGCGAATATACGCTTAATCTCTAACATTGAATACTATAATCACATTAAGTCTGATTATCAAAATAATCAGACTTAATGTGAGTGTGTAGGGTGATCACCGTTAGATAATACGGCAGTATTGGTAAGCAGTTAATGAACCCTACTCGTTCTGGGCATAATATCGATTGCTTTACATTTAATTTACTCTCTAACCGATTGTGCTGATAAACAAAACTTCGCTAGCTGATACCTTCTTTCTGTTGCGTGAACTCGGTTGCTTTCCAAGCGTTTGAAAGTTCTTTCCAGAAGCCTGGTTTGTGTGCGTATGATTATGCCGTCAATTAAATACTCCTGCGTTATCCAATCCAAGTATCTGAAATTAGCTTTTGTTTTTAAAGATATGGTTAATTAACGGATTGCGCTTTATATAAACCAATTTAAATAAAAAATGATCATGCTCTACCTTTACAATTAAGAATACATTAAGAGTTTAGAAATCATGACCAATACCAACAGATCAAATACTGAAGATTTAGAGCAACAGTACCTTAGCGCACGAGATACTATTGTGAGGCCATGATGGCCGTGCACAAGAGAGCAGCGGAATTGCTAAGTGAAATGCCATTAAATAATAGTAATCCATCCATATGTTAAGGTTTAAAATCTTTTAATTCATTATCCAGATCCCTTCCCAGTTCAAAGGCTTGCTTTGCTGCATGTGATGACTTAACAGCAAAAAAACCGCTCTGATTTGAGGAACCCAAGTTTGATATACTTTTTATAAATATATTGATACTGTTTAGAAGTTGATTTGAGAGATTCTGTAAATAACCTTCCGATTCTAAATCTTTCTGTAAAAATGGAATGGTACTTTCTATCGTTCGTTTCGCTGTATCGGCAAAGTCATAGATTGACTCTAGAGAAGGATTTGAAAATGCTTCATTTTTATTTTTCCTCAGCGACTCCAGTAATTCATTGGCTTTAATTTTTGCATCAGGATAATGAAGACCTATATCTTTTATTTTTTCTCCAAATTCATTTAAAATTTTATCAATATTGGTACTAAGATTATAGAATTTTTTTGTAAAAATTATTTCATCTCTCCAGGCATTATAATCCTTTTGTGTCTTGAAAAACTCCCCTCTTACACCTGCTTTTGCAAGTCGTCGCTCAATTGATATACCACTACTATGTATCAAGGTTTCTGGAGATTTAAAATAGTAATCAAACTCATCATTTTTCATTTTCAAAAATTGTTCTTTAAGCTTTCCAAGTTCTATGGCTGGGTCTAGTATTTTTTTATCTTGAGATGCTGGAGTATTGGGTAATATAACGGTATTTTTTTTTGTTGTATCATTTACTTTACGTTGTTGTTGTTCTTCTTCTTTAAGTTTTGCTAATTCTGCTTTTGTTCTAGAAAATCTTTCATCTCTCAAGGGAGCATCATCAGATTCAAGAGTACTTGGAGATAAATCAGTATTTTTTCTTGCAGAAATTACTTCTTCTATCCAGGAAAAACAATCTTCTTCTGTCTCAAAAAACTCCAAATTGAGGCCTATCCCGGAGAGGCGAGCCAATATCAAAGAGACACTACGGGGTGAAGTATCTCCTTTGTTAAAGAAAAAATTAAAATCTTTATTTTTCATCCTCACACATGTTTCTGTAAACTTTGCTAGTTCATCCGAAGGTTTCATAATTTAGTCTCCATATAGGGCGTGCCATATTTGATTATTTAAGTGCGCTTTGTTTAATAATTGTATTATAAGTTTATAAAACAATCAATGTGACTTGCTGTCAACAAGTTGGCTTATAAGGTTTAATTCTTCAAGAGTTATATAAACAACGGCTTCTCTAATTAAAGTTTTATTTGACTTTTATTTAAGGAAGGACTTTAATTTGCTGGTCATAACGCTTCTCATCAGCATTCTGTAATAATTTTTCGTTGTCCATAATATACCTTAGAAATTTTTTAAACCATCTGACTTCCTCAGGTTTGGGAGGCTTGGTTTCTAATGTCTCTTGTACTCCAGTAATAAAACTTTCAATAGCTTTATCATAAAAATGAAACTGCCCATTTGAGTCTCTATAATCCGTTCTATACTAATATCTATTGATAGCTAGCCTTTTGTTTGGTTATTCCCATAGAGGTCTTGAGTATTTATATAAACCCATGCATTAACCCCTGAGTTCAATTTCACATTCACACGCTTGTACTCAGAGACTTCATACTCATCCGTTTGTGCCAACTCTTCTTTGCTGATAGTAAATACAGTACCTTGAATTGTATCTGAAGGATTGCCAGTATATGAAATAATGGGATGGCAATTATCGCCACTTGTCGCAACAACGTCTGTGTTTTTAATTTCAACCATAGATAATTTGAATCCTTGTAATGTATCTTCTTGACCTTCCAGTTTTCTACCGAAATTGGCAATTTGTACTTTTTCATAACGTAAGGTACCGTAGGAAAATAACTTTTCTGTCTGCGCTTGGCTCATAAAATCAATCTCTTTAAAATAAAAAGTAGTGAATTTTAATCGTTTTCCTATTATTATCAAAGTGAGATTTATAAAACCAATGGGAGCAAATGATGTCAAAATTTTTTAATTTAAAGACAGGTACCTTACATTGTGTAGAATCCTATGCTGGTGCAGTCAAATTTCCCAAACAGCTAAATCAGGAATCAAGAAAAATAAACGAAGAGATTCTCGATAATAATGGTTATCCTTTGATGGCGCCTAAGTTAAGACGTCAAAATGCTAATCAGTTAAAAATGTTTTTTTCCGGTGAAAATAATACTCTTTTAAATGGATCATATGATCTCAGGGATCATTCAAACAAAGATCTGACGGAAGTCACAAATATAATCACTTATCGTTAATTACAATTAGGTATTTGCCAAAATAATAATTAAGCAAGTACCTAACAAGCGAGTTTTTCACTCAGCCCTGCCTTCAAGTACAGTACAACCGCATTTAATTTTGTGGCTTATATATGGCCGATCAAATTGGTTGTCTTGTTTATATACTCCAATATCAAATTGAGATTGCTTATCCAGAACCGATGCAGTGGTTAATACTAAAAAATAGGCAAAGTTGTTAAATCCTTTAACCTGATTTTATGCCTTAATTAAGTACTCCATAACTAATTATTAATTATTTTGTACTATAATTCCACAAAAACACCTAAGTATAGAAGAGGTAGATTATGGTAACGAAAATAATTTGGGTTTCTAATAATGGTAAACCTAATTTAAAAATGGAGTTTGTAAGTCAAGAAGAAAAAAGTAAATTTTTCAAGGAAGTAAAGACAAAAGCAAGCGAATTAGGACTAAATTTTCCATTAGTGCAAGGCCCTGGCAATTCTCTGCTGATAGAGGCTTCAAATTACCCAGCTGATCCTTGCGGTTGTTATATATCTCCAGGGGGAAAGTTAGCTATTAATTTTGGAAAAGTGGAATTGAGTCATTTTATATTACCTAAAGTAGGTGTGAAAACGGAGCATGCTGAGATTTTCAAAGACCATAATACTATTTTTTTCCATAAAAATAAGCTTCCAAGTGTGAATTCAGAATTAACGTTTGTACCAATTGGTACACCTGTTATTGTTCCCGTGCCAAAACCGGGGGCTACTTCTCCAACATTTTTTAATCCTTCAAAGTCGGGGGATTCTTCGATTTCTATTACTGCGACGGGAAACGTTGATAGTCCGATGATAAGAATTACTTTTCAAAATCAAACAGAGAGAGAGTTTTTTTTAAATAAAATAACAGATAAAGCAAAAAGTTTAGGGGTTAATATTTCAACTCACCCTTTTGAAATCAAAGACCCTAATATGATACTTATTAAACCTTCGAAATACCCCGATAATAAATTAGGCTGTTATATTTCCAAGAATAAGGAGATTGCAATTAATTTTGGGAGGACAGAATTTAGAGACTTTGTGTTGTCTAATCTCGGAGTAGGCTCTCATTTAGGAACCTGCCCAACAAAAAATGAAACAGGTAACGATACTTTCTATTTTAATCAGGAAAATCTTTCTCTAAATGGCCCCTCCTTATTGCTAAATAACAAAATAACCAAAGAAATAGAGAAAAATGATTATCTACTCTCTGCTAATGGATCCAAGGCCATTGACTATGTTTGGAGTAATTTTTTAAAACATCCTTATAATCCTAAACTGAAACAACCAGATGCTAATGTAAAGGCAGCATGGGAAAAACATACTGAATGGGAGCACTGGTCTAATATGGGTCAGGATTGGTCATTAAATACTCCCTCGGGTTTGGTTCCCAGGCCAAATCATGGAATCGCTCATACATTACGAGTTGCACAGCTTGTACCAGTCATTGCTGAGTTTTTGAAAGCATATTCAGGTGATCCAAAATTCCAAAAGTTAACGCAAAAAGAAATACAAAAAGCACAATACATGATGTTATTTTCAGTAATTGGGCGTGAAAACGATATGAGCTGGACAGATGCCAATCATTATCAGCAGGCATTTAAGGAAGCATACAATGGACAGCACTCTAAGCACATCTATGCTACTTTCAAAGAAAATGCTCAAAAAGGATTTTTAAACCATGTGGTTACTAATAAATCGTCATTAATTCCTTCGCTATTTTCCGATGAAAATGAGCTTCAATATTGGGCTGAAGCTTTAGATACAGGCAAGCCCGGAATTTCTTCTGCATCTGGCATACTTATGGCTTTAGCTCATGATCTGGATCTCATGAGATGTTATGACAAAGGAAAATTCAATAGTCTTAAAATGAAAGATTTGGTAGTCAGACTTGGAGGAAATGAAGAGGCAGCAAAGAAACTGGCCGATTATGCTCATGATCTGATTGTAGCGACTGGAGATCGATGCATGGGGTATGGGGTAACTCAGGATTATAATTACTCTCTTTTTGGCAAATGTAGTCTTGATCCAAATGAGTGTCTAAAACAGCTTCAAAGTATTCCTAAGCCAGAGACAACTTTGGCAAATCAATATGGTATTTGAGATTAAATCTTTTATACTATGGCTGTAGCCAGTTTAAATCGTACAGTTATTTAATTAGCATCCTTTTGAATGCAAAGGGTGCTGTCTATTGTCCTAACAAATAAAACACTAGCCCGATTGAAATTATTGTCTTGATCTTATATTGTGACTTCACTGAACTGAAAGCGGATAACATGGTTTTTGATCAGTTGAAATAAGGAATATTAATTTTTAGTTTTTTTGGTAAAACAGGGAGTATTTATGAAAACAGATCAATCCAAGGTAAAAAAGTTAAGTGATTATAAGAGCCTTGATTATTTTGTAATTCACGTTGATTTGCAAATCGATCTCAGCAAAAAACCAGTTGAATCCAAAGCCCGTCTTACAGTAGTTCCCAACCCGAGTATTGATTCACATTCAAACGATTTGGTATTGGATGGTGAGAATATGACATTAGTATCGTTACAAATGAACGATAACTTATTGAAAGAAAATGAATATGAGCTAACTAAAGATTCTTTAATAATCAAAAACATACCTCAAAATACTCCCTTTACTATAGAAACGACCTCTTTGCTAGGTGAAAATACCGATTTGTTTGGATTGTATGAAACAGAGGGCGTGGCCTTAGTCAAGGCAGAGTCTGAAGGATTACGCCGAGTATTTTATTTGCCGGACAGACCTGATAATCTCGCGACTTATAAAACCACTATCATCGCAAATCAGGAAGATTATCCTGTTTTACTTTCAAATGGTGTGCTAATTGAGAAAAAAGAACTTCCTTTGGGTCTGCATTCTGTAACCTGGCTGGATGATGTCCCAAAGCCAAGTTATTTATTCGCTCTGGTGGCAGGCAATTTACAGCGCTCAGTAACCTATTATCAAACAAAATCTGGCCGTCAATTACCGATCGAATTCTATGTACCACCATCAGCTACAGCAAAATGTGATTTTGCGAAGGAAGTATTGAAAGAAGCGATGGCATGGGATGAACGTACTTTTAATTTGGAATGTGCCTTGAGGCAACATATGGTAGCCGGAGTGGATAAATACGCCTCAGGTGCTTCTGAGCCAACTGGTTTGAATTTATTTAATACAGAAAATCTATTTGCAACTCCTGAAACTAAAACAGATATAGGTATTTTACGAGTGTTGGAAGTGGTTGCCCATGAGTTTTTTCATTATTGGTCGGGAGATAGGGTTACCATAAGAGATTGGTTTAATTTACCATTAAAAGAAGGCCTTACCACTTTTAGAGCAGCGATGTTCAGAGAGGAGCTATTTGGTACTGATTTGATAAGATTGCTGGATGGCAAGAATTTGGATGAAAGAGCGCCTCGACAAAGTGCCTACACAGCAGTTAGAAGCCTATATAC
Coding sequences within:
- a CDS encoding adenylate/guanylate cyclase domain-containing protein, whose translation is MTALYYNLNNHYDSHFIYSLEKSDIRDNNPEKIMKKPLDTTEQNRIAALYELKILDTPADERFDRIIRLTSGYLSVPIAFISFIDSNHQWFKSSCGIGLDKISRNDSFCHYTIQQNKPMIIPDALLDERFCNNPYVTNSPNIRFYAGFPLSTVDGFNVGTLCAIDKKPRNLDETEIQILKDLATLAEDQLNLLDISLLEKAVREKNISLTKAKKELEMRNNFIRKVFGSFMSDEIVAALLESKSELKLGGEERKITILFSDLRNFTTLSEHFPADKIVAALNNHYGKMVDVIEKYNGTVDSFIGDAIMVVFGAPHSGGDDAYRAIACALEMQATMQEVNTMNRNCSLPELAMGIGINTGYAIVGNIGSQKRMQYSAIGSPVNLASRIQDLTLGGQILISEATYQEVNHSLELNGHLRVKVKGIASPITIYDVIGLDKKSDL
- a CDS encoding helix-hairpin-helix domain-containing protein; this translates as MTKNKFKVINPLLSLMNVGEATYKDLQLLEVNSIQQLANACADELYLRLQQITGQSHDPCVWDVFAAAINEACTGQKQPWWEWTKVRKKRQMEGAFCI
- a CDS encoding SecDF P1 head subdomain-containing protein, with product MNIFIKLIAMLVGVFFLPSVVMASGTATTDIGASKYISSLVFQVIQNQMVLDSSTVESATIVLPEISTDSYGVHIKLKTIAATTFGQMTENGIGKQGSFILNGIVISNPIIRSRIGDEFIVTGFTKKQANQFIESMTSKIIKINPAKSCLSNSH
- the aph(9)-Ia gene encoding aminoglycoside O-phosphotransferase APH(9)-Ia, which translates into the protein MLRNNIPDQQLIELLKVYYGIDIHSVQLMAGGADMNAFGYKADSESNSYFVKLKYGHHDEINLSIIRLLHDSGIKEIIFPIYTRDAKLFQQIDHFKIIVYPFIDAPNGFTQNLTEKQWKQLGKVLRQIHETSLPSAIQKRLRKETYSPKWREMVRSFYSKIGFDDSYDQITTDFKSFFNQNIDSIHRLVDSSEELSKKIQPDLDKYVLCHSDIHAGNMLVVNEESIYIIDWDEPMLAPKERDLMFIGGGIGNVWNKPHEIDYFYEGYGKTNVDKIILSYYRHERIVEDIAVYGQDLLSRDQNEESRLESFKHFKSMFDPNDVVEIAFSSDLM
- a CDS encoding class I SAM-dependent DNA methyltransferase — its product is MVEKNKDKVYQVYDEILDWFDDNRTKDLTMEKFYLNFIQTCLKPKSKILDVGCGTGEPIAQFLINEGYDVTGIDASRKMISLCKQRFPKNKWILADMRTLDLNEKFHAVIAWHSFFHLPHDDQRMTLKLLASYVDQNGLLIFTSGPEYNEVWSNNGGYDLYHASLSTEEYEQILIDNNFKVLAHKIRDPDCGDATVWVAQKS
- a CDS encoding gamma-glutamylcyclotransferase family protein; this encodes MSQAQTEKLFSYGTLRYEKVQIANFGRKLEGQEDTLQGFKLSMVEIKNTDVVATSGDNCHPIISYTGNPSDTIQGTVFTISKEELAQTDEYEVSEYKRVNVKLNSGVNAWVYINTQDLYGNNQTKG
- a CDS encoding peptidase, giving the protein MMSKFFNLKTGTLHCVESYAGAVKFPKQLNQESRKINEEILDNNGYPLMAPKLRRQNANQLKMFFSGENNTLLNGSYDLRDHSNKDLTEVTNIITYR
- the lem10 gene encoding Dot/Icm T4SS effector Lem10 is translated as MVTKIIWVSNNGKPNLKMEFVSQEEKSKFFKEVKTKASELGLNFPLVQGPGNSLLIEASNYPADPCGCYISPGGKLAINFGKVELSHFILPKVGVKTEHAEIFKDHNTIFFHKNKLPSVNSELTFVPIGTPVIVPVPKPGATSPTFFNPSKSGDSSISITATGNVDSPMIRITFQNQTEREFFLNKITDKAKSLGVNISTHPFEIKDPNMILIKPSKYPDNKLGCYISKNKEIAINFGRTEFRDFVLSNLGVGSHLGTCPTKNETGNDTFYFNQENLSLNGPSLLLNNKITKEIEKNDYLLSANGSKAIDYVWSNFLKHPYNPKLKQPDANVKAAWEKHTEWEHWSNMGQDWSLNTPSGLVPRPNHGIAHTLRVAQLVPVIAEFLKAYSGDPKFQKLTQKEIQKAQYMMLFSVIGRENDMSWTDANHYQQAFKEAYNGQHSKHIYATFKENAQKGFLNHVVTNKSSLIPSLFSDENELQYWAEALDTGKPGISSASGILMALAHDLDLMRCYDKGKFNSLKMKDLVVRLGGNEEAAKKLADYAHDLIVATGDRCMGYGVTQDYNYSLFGKCSLDPNECLKQLQSIPKPETTLANQYGI